A single Corticium candelabrum chromosome 12, ooCorCand1.1, whole genome shotgun sequence DNA region contains:
- the LOC134187619 gene encoding neurotrypsin-like, producing the protein MVLLKICLVLCFLHKQQLTTAAVSEGDVRLVNGLSSYAGRVEIYHNGQWGTVCDDGWDLSNADVVCKQLGYTGALRYTFEAFHGQGNGAIWMDDVACISWNSRLGYCNFSGWGNHNCDHSEDAGVICNPPPHNPTTEGMTSSTPPAVKTVTDPCYPTASHTIDGSVRLADGDTPNEGRVEIYHNGEWGTVCNDFWTSTNGRVVCKQLGYKYYVSSYRLNTGTNRTGGGRVWMDNVRCSWSELRLQDCSFLGWGNHNCGQSEHVGVICGGASEGDIRLVNGYTAKEGRVEIYHNGEWGGVCGDGWDDIDANVVCEQLGYTGVHSAETGSLFGRGCGRIWLNNVECNRWDYRLESCSRSFSSWGVSSCGHSGSAGVICETPITGRWWWWQTTTAPPTIEDKSSKIDLFLVPKQ; encoded by the exons ATGGTGCTATTGAAGATCTGCTTAGTTCTCTGCTTTCTTCACAAACAACAGTTGacaa CAGCTGCCGTATCAGAAGGAGACGTTCGACTTGTAAATGGACTTTCTTCATATGCTGGCAGGGTGGAAATCTATCACAA TGGTCAGTGGGGAACAGTGTGCGATGACGGTTGGGATTTGTCCAATGCCGATGTGGTGTGTAAGCAACTGGGTTACACTGGCGCTCTTCGTTACACTTTTGAGGCATTTCACGGACAAGGAAACGGGGCAATATGGATGGACGACGTTGCGTGCATATCGTGGAATTCACGTCTGGGATACTGCAATTTCTCAGGTTGGGGCAATCACAACTGCGACCACTCCGAAGATGCGGGTGTAATCTGCA ACCCTCCACCCCATAATCCCACTACTGAAGGAATGACATCATCTACTCCACCAGCAGTCAAGACTGTAACTGATCCTTGTTATCCAACAG CATCGCATACTATCGACGGAAGTGTGAGACTTGCTGATGGAGACACTCCAAATGAAGGTCGAGTGGAAATATATCACAA TGGTGAATGGGGAACAGTATGCAATGACTTTTGGACTTCAACTAACGGACGGGTGGTTTGTAAGCAACTGGGATACAAATACTACGTCAGTAGCTATAGGCTAAATACCGGTACTAATAGAACTGGTGGAGGGAGAGTATGGATGGACAATGTGAGATGCAGTTGGAGCGAATTAAGATTGCAGGATTGCTCTTTTCTTGGTTGGGGAAATCACAATTGTGGGCAAAGCGAACATGTAGGCGTGATCTGTG GAGGTGCATCTGAAGGTGACATTCGACTTGTTAATGGATATACCGCCAAAGAAGGGAGGGTGGAAATTTATCACAA TGGGGAGTGGGGAGGCGTGTGCGGAGACGGTTGGGATGATATTGATGCGAATGTGGTGTGTGAACAGTTGGGTTACACTGGCGTTCATAGTGCGGAAACTGGCTCGTTATTCGGACGAGGATGTGGTAGAATATGGTTAAACAATGTGGAATGCAATCGGTGGGATTATCGTTTAGAGAGCTGCTCCAGATCCTTTTCAAGCTGGGGCGTTTCCAGCTGCGGTCATTCTGGATCTGCGGGTGTGATCTGCG AGACACCCATCACTgggaggtggtggtggtggcagACAACAACTGCACCGCCTACAATAGAAGACAAATCAAGTAAGATTGATTTATTTCTTGTCCCCAAACAGTAA